The DNA segment ATTACAATGGATACCTGGTCACCAACAGCAATAATATTCTTGTTAAAGTTGATGCATCTATCACCAGTATGGCCGCTGAAATTAACGCTGCAATTGCACAATGGAATACCGTACCGAATTCTAAAATTAAGTTCGTGCTTACCACTGGAAGTACTTATGATATTTTAATCAAGGTAGACAATACCATTGGAGCTTCGACATGTGGACAGGCATATTTATCTACCAGCAACGGTAAAGCAGGTAGTGTAATATGGATCAATCAGGCGTTGATTCAAAATAATTCTTTTGCACAGCGTACCAGAACGATTACACATGAGTTTGGACATACCATATCTTTCAAACACACCAATCAATCAACCACCATCAATGTACCTGGAGTTGGA comes from the Pedobacter sp. FW305-3-2-15-E-R2A2 genome and includes:
- a CDS encoding M57 family metalloprotease, with the translated sequence MKNLFKSIALIAVFAILITSCSKKNDTPANQEVKTEQKDKVLAYIKSLGFTDAQIVEKGDRYIVDGDMVVDKNMEIPTNGGPKTEQYYNGYLVTNSNNILVKVDASITSMAAEINAAIAQWNTVPNSKIKFVLTTGSTYDILIKVDNTIGASTCGQAYLSTSNGKAGSVIWINQALIQNNSFAQRTRTITHEFGHTISFKHTNQSTTINVPGVGGTDTLSLMNGGQCGSGATVLSAKDKQATAVLYPL